In the Salvelinus sp. IW2-2015 unplaced genomic scaffold, ASM291031v2 Un_scaffold1536, whole genome shotgun sequence genome, one interval contains:
- the ppan gene encoding LOW QUALITY PROTEIN: suppressor of SWI4 1 homolog (The sequence of the model RefSeq protein was modified relative to this genomic sequence to represent the inferred CDS: substituted 1 base at 1 genomic stop codon), producing MRRVMEPFTESLKVRKKNVLKDFVAVAGPLGVTHFMIFTKTPSSVNMRLARLPKGPMLHFRVTKYSLIKDVVSSLKRHRMHEQQFTHHALLVLNNFGSEGMHVKLMATMFQNMFPSINVHKVALNAIKRCTXLNYDPVSQEIEFRHYSLKVVPVGMSRGVKKLMQEKFPNMSKFEDISELLMNISLFSLQIGPRITMQLVKIEEGMGEGNILYHAVIAKTEEELQEILIRKEAQMXEKQERKKKQEQDVAQRKALREENKKRSMAGIKRRHQEEEXHDPEVEDPGXQDNRPPVVESDDEAEYYRQAVGEDPEEDMFPAAKRRQRPERPSGGPFKKRKPFSGDDRKNKYGSKSPPPPSNRGRGRAELHNPLKAWTDAR from the exons ATGCGGCGGGTCATGGAGCCCTTCACAGAATCCCTTAAG GTGAGAAAGAAGAATGTGCTGaaggactttgtggctgtagcAGGGCCACTGGGAGTGACACACTTCATGATCTTCACCAAGACGCCCAGCAGTGTCAACATG AGGCTTGCTCGGCTGCCGAAAGGCCCTATGCTCCATTTCCGGGTGACCAAA TACTCCCTTATTAAAGATGTGGTCTCGTCACTGAAGAGGCACAGAATGCATGAACAGCAGTTCACACATCATGCACTGCTGGTCCTCAATAACTTTGGCTCGGAGGGCATGCATGTCAAACTTATGGCCACCATGTTCCAAAACATGTTCCCTTCCATCAATGTGCACAAG GTAGCCCTCAACGCCATAAAGAGATGTACTTAGCTGAACTACGATCCAGTGTCTCAAGAAATTGAATTTCGCCATTA CAGCCTGAAAGTAGTCCCTGTGGGCATGAGTAGAGGAGTGAAGAAGCTGATGCAGGAAAAGTTCCCCAACATGAGCAAGTTTGAGGACATCAGTGAGCTGCTGATGAA CATCAGTTTGTTTTCTCTTCAGATTGGCCCACGCATCACCATGCAGCTGGTGAAGATCGAGGAGGGAATGGGAGAGGGGAACATTCTCTACCATGCAGTCA TCGCCAAGACTGAGGAAGAGCTTCAGGAGATCCTGATCCGAAAAGAGGCGCAGATGAAKGAAAAGCAGGAACGGAAGAAAAAACAAGAGCAGGATGTTGCCCAAAGGAAAGCGCTACGGGAGGAGAACAA AAAAAGAAGCATGGCAGGCATCAAGAGGAGGCACCAGGAGGAGGAAGASCATGACCCTGAAGTGGAGGATCCTGGGAWCCAGGATAACAGGCCTCCGGTTGTTGAATCTGACGACGAGGCAGAGTACTACAGACAGGCTGTAGGGGAGGAYCCAGARGAAG ATATGTTCCCTGCAGCCAAGAGGAGGCAAAGACCTGAAAGGCCCTCAGGAGGACCCTTCAAGAAGAGGAAACCGTTCTCTGGCGACGACAGGAAGAACAAATATGGTTCCAAGTCACCTCCACCTCCTTCAaacagaggaaggggaagagCTGAGCTTCATAACCCTTTGAAAGCCTGGACTGATGCACGCTGA